In Pseudoxanthobacter soli DSM 19599, a single genomic region encodes these proteins:
- a CDS encoding ChbG/HpnK family deacetylase has translation MATATATPPEPRIVVNIDDLGMCHGANAAFLELARLGRCDSGSVMVPCPWFLEIAEEGRSNAALALGVHLTITAEKRHYRWRPLTAPGRASGLVDGDGYLWGSVAEVRRHAAPEAVEAEMRAQIEAFLAAGLKPTHFDAHQAAALAPEFAAIYLALAAEYGVPVMVPGSLDAYGPVHNLAGVDPAFYREMAEGFAAAGGIPADRVLETPWHRDTTPAERYGALFAAIGPGVTFMALHANAPGEIEAIEPATAAIRTEEFAFLRGGESAAWFRSVAPFRCTLADLAGRGQSTDTARYAAPS, from the coding sequence ATGGCGACCGCGACGGCAACACCCCCCGAGCCGCGGATCGTCGTCAACATCGACGATCTCGGCATGTGCCACGGCGCCAATGCGGCGTTCCTGGAACTCGCCCGGCTTGGACGCTGCGATTCCGGCTCGGTGATGGTGCCGTGCCCCTGGTTCCTGGAGATCGCCGAGGAAGGTCGGTCCAACGCCGCGCTCGCCCTCGGCGTCCACCTCACCATCACCGCCGAGAAGCGGCACTACCGCTGGCGGCCGCTGACCGCGCCCGGCCGCGCCTCCGGCCTCGTCGATGGTGACGGCTATCTTTGGGGCAGCGTTGCAGAGGTTCGCCGCCATGCCGCGCCGGAAGCGGTGGAGGCGGAGATGCGGGCGCAGATCGAGGCGTTCCTCGCCGCGGGCCTGAAGCCCACCCATTTCGATGCCCATCAGGCCGCGGCGCTGGCCCCCGAATTCGCCGCGATCTATCTCGCGCTCGCGGCCGAATACGGCGTGCCGGTCATGGTGCCGGGATCGCTCGACGCCTACGGCCCGGTCCACAATCTCGCCGGCGTCGATCCGGCGTTCTACCGCGAGATGGCCGAGGGCTTCGCCGCGGCCGGCGGCATTCCGGCCGACCGGGTGCTGGAGACGCCCTGGCATCGGGACACCACGCCCGCCGAGCGCTACGGCGCGCTGTTCGCGGCCATCGGTCCGGGCGTCACCTTCATGGCGCTCCATGCCAACGCCCCCGGCGAGATCGAGGCGATCGAGCCCGCGACGGCGGCGATCCGCACCGAGGAGTTCGCGTTCCTGCGCGGCGGGGAGAGCGCCGCGTGGTTCAGGAGCGTCGCCCCCTTCCGCTGCACGCTGGCCGATCTCGCCGGCCGCGGCCAGTCCACCGATACCGCGAGGTACGCGGCGCCATCCTGA
- the iolE gene encoding myo-inosose-2 dehydratase: MSVRIGINPITWSNDDVPSLGGDTPLEVCLSQTREAGFSGAELGGKFPREPEALAAVLGRYGLDLVSGWYDGRIAEREVEAEFEAVLPHLSLLKALGAERVVYADTSLGRHDGIFRPISDRPQLPADQWAAYGAKLTALAERMADFGVGMAFHHHMGTIVETDAEIDALMTHTGEAVGLLYDTGHCAFSGGDPAALLARHVARVVHVHCKDVRPDMLARARAEDMSFMGAVLEGIFTVPGDGSIDYPALLRRLADNGYRGWLVVEAEQDPAKAHPLTYATLGYRNLKAAAEEAGFTVEP, from the coding sequence ATGAGCGTCAGAATCGGCATCAACCCCATCACCTGGTCGAACGACGACGTGCCGTCGCTCGGCGGCGACACCCCGCTCGAGGTCTGCCTGTCGCAGACGCGGGAAGCCGGCTTCAGCGGCGCGGAACTCGGCGGCAAGTTTCCCCGCGAACCGGAGGCGCTCGCGGCCGTTCTCGGCCGCTACGGGCTGGACCTCGTTTCCGGCTGGTACGACGGCCGCATCGCCGAGCGCGAGGTGGAGGCGGAATTCGAGGCGGTGCTGCCGCATCTTTCGCTGCTGAAGGCGCTGGGTGCCGAGCGGGTGGTCTATGCGGACACGTCGCTCGGCCGCCACGACGGCATCTTCCGCCCGATCTCCGACCGGCCGCAGCTTCCCGCCGACCAATGGGCTGCCTACGGTGCCAAGCTGACGGCGCTCGCCGAGCGCATGGCGGACTTCGGCGTCGGCATGGCGTTCCATCACCACATGGGCACCATCGTCGAGACCGACGCCGAGATCGACGCCCTCATGACCCACACCGGCGAGGCCGTCGGCCTGCTCTACGACACCGGCCACTGCGCCTTCTCCGGCGGCGATCCGGCGGCGCTTCTCGCGCGGCATGTCGCCCGCGTCGTGCATGTCCACTGCAAGGACGTGCGGCCGGACATGCTGGCGCGGGCGCGCGCCGAGGACATGAGCTTCATGGGCGCGGTGCTGGAGGGCATCTTCACCGTTCCGGGCGACGGCTCCATCGACTATCCGGCGCTGCTGCGCCGCCTCGCCGACAACGGCTACCGGGGCTGGCTGGTGGTCGAGGCCGAACAGGACCCGGCCAAGGCCCATCCGCTGACCTACGCCACGCTCGGCTATCGCAACCTCAAGGCCGCAGCCGAAGAGGCGGGCTTCACGGTCGAGCCCTGA
- a CDS encoding PLP-dependent aminotransferase family protein, which produces MVPVDDRAGSPHHRRRLEAVPADGSGTVGEIVPESFPLEALMLDRAAATPLHRQLYAALRSLIEQGVLVAGSALPSTRTLAADLAIARNTVTAAYDQLGTEGYVATRVGARPVVVDLPISALSPAETGAPPPPARALSRRGALMMSQPAHHGTPGQHALHPGMPDAASFPFATWGKLIARRARFARTSLFGTYHVTGHPDLRQAIAAYLKTARGVRCTPEQIVVTTGAQAALDLLARLLVDPGEDVWMEEPGYYGAQAAFTAAGARLVPLGVDADGWQLDLPRRADVRLAYVTPSCHHPLGATMRMEQRLRLLEIAEAREAWIVEDDFDGEYRFQGQPIPAMQGLDRSGRVIYVGTFAKILFPALRLGFMVLPPALHEGIARAISITGQFAPLILQAALADFIAEGHMARHLRRMRRIYAARRQEFRLACAAELADWMTLMAGDSGIQMVGLLAEGLEDRAVAAAAQARGVNVSPLSIQYRHGTPRQGLLLGYAGADEAAMCRGIAVLRDVFRALSPGRGGGGLSRARA; this is translated from the coding sequence ATGGTGCCAGTTGACGACCGGGCGGGCTCCCCTCACCATCGGCGCCGCCTGGAAGCCGTCCCGGCGGACGGCAGCGGCACAGTGGGCGAGATCGTGCCGGAGAGCTTTCCCCTCGAAGCCCTGATGCTCGACCGCGCGGCCGCGACCCCGCTGCACCGGCAGCTCTATGCCGCGCTCAGGAGCCTGATCGAGCAGGGGGTGCTCGTCGCCGGCTCCGCCCTGCCCTCCACCCGCACGCTCGCAGCCGATCTCGCAATCGCGCGCAACACCGTCACCGCGGCCTACGACCAGCTCGGCACGGAGGGCTACGTGGCGACCCGTGTCGGCGCCCGGCCGGTGGTGGTGGATCTGCCGATCTCGGCGCTTTCTCCGGCGGAAACCGGCGCGCCGCCGCCTCCCGCCCGGGCGCTGTCCCGCCGCGGCGCGCTGATGATGTCGCAGCCGGCCCATCACGGCACGCCGGGACAGCACGCGCTCCACCCCGGGATGCCGGATGCGGCGAGCTTTCCGTTCGCGACCTGGGGCAAGCTGATCGCCCGCCGCGCCCGCTTCGCGCGGACCTCGCTGTTCGGCACCTACCACGTCACCGGTCACCCCGACCTGCGGCAGGCCATCGCCGCCTACCTCAAGACCGCGCGCGGCGTGCGCTGCACCCCGGAGCAGATCGTGGTGACGACGGGCGCCCAGGCCGCGCTCGACCTTCTGGCGCGGCTTCTCGTCGATCCCGGGGAGGACGTCTGGATGGAGGAGCCCGGCTATTACGGCGCACAGGCCGCGTTCACCGCCGCCGGGGCGCGGCTCGTGCCGCTCGGCGTCGATGCCGATGGCTGGCAGCTCGATCTGCCGCGCCGGGCCGACGTTCGTCTCGCCTACGTCACGCCCTCCTGCCACCACCCGCTCGGCGCCACCATGCGGATGGAGCAGCGCCTGCGGCTTCTGGAGATCGCGGAGGCGCGGGAAGCGTGGATCGTGGAGGACGATTTCGACGGCGAATACCGCTTCCAGGGCCAGCCGATCCCGGCGATGCAGGGCCTCGACCGCTCGGGGCGGGTGATCTATGTCGGCACCTTCGCCAAGATCCTGTTTCCTGCGCTCAGGCTGGGCTTCATGGTGCTGCCCCCGGCACTTCACGAGGGAATCGCGCGCGCGATCAGCATCACCGGCCAGTTCGCGCCGCTGATTCTGCAGGCTGCGCTCGCGGACTTCATCGCCGAGGGCCACATGGCGCGCCACCTGCGGCGGATGCGGCGCATCTATGCGGCGCGCCGGCAGGAATTCCGCCTCGCCTGTGCCGCCGAGCTCGCCGACTGGATGACGCTGATGGCGGGCGACAGCGGCATCCAGATGGTCGGCCTCCTTGCCGAGGGGCTGGAGGACCGCGCGGTCGCCGCGGCCGCGCAGGCGCGCGGCGTCAACGTCTCGCCGCTGTCGATCCAGTACCGCCACGGCACCCCGCGGCAGGGCCTTCTGCTCGGCTATGCCGGCGCCGACGAGGCCGCCATGTGCCGGGGCATCGCCGTGCTGCGCGACGTTTTCCGCGCCCTTTCCCCCGGCCGGGGCGGCGGCGGGCTCAGCCGCGCACGCGCATGA